In Rosa rugosa chromosome 4, drRosRugo1.1, whole genome shotgun sequence, the genomic stretch AGATTTAGTGATCCCTCTCTCTGAATGGAAGTTTTGTAAAACTATTGGATAGGATTGATACTTATTCTGGTTTATAGGATTGATGCTTATCTGACCCAATTACTCATACACGGTACCTGTTGTTTATAGGTACCAAAATAAGTGCAAAGAAGTCGGTTAATGATGTGAGGGAATTCATCGACGAGGAAGCTGAGTATGGGCATACTTTTATGCTATATTATATAACATGTAgctaaaccttttttttttttttttgtaaatttgcATAATTTCCCATTTATAAATAATTTCATTTGTGGATAAATAAGATGAAGCTTTTCATGAAAGTAATATCTGAAATTATGTTACTTCACTGAATTGCTTAGGGTATCTTCAGAGGATAtatctgatgatgaagaagatgaaccaGACAACTATTCAAATGATAGTTTCATAGATGACAGGATAAATTCTACGGCTGCAAGTACTCAGGCTGCAACCAGTGGAATTGACATGATGGCAGTGtacaggtctctctctctctctctctctctctctctctcatgcgAATAGATTATCATAGTCGTCACTTTAGTTGAGATACATTATAGCTATCCAGCTATATTGAGGTTCAATTAAAAGATATTCTTTTCTTCGGTTAGTTAAGCTGGCGTTTGTATCAAAAAGTTATCTAGGTTCCAAGATGAAATAAGAGGAAAGGTGGCCTGACACATGTATTACGTTGCCCTTCTCCTTCATACATTTTGCCTGAAGTATGCCGTCAATTTGGTTTCTTAGATTTAGTTGGTTCATAATTTTTTGCCATTTTACTTCTCATATAACCTGCATGATTATGTTACATGGATGCATGTCCTCTGAGCTCTGGTTTTATTTCTAAAATGTCAAGAAATATAACTAGTGCCCTTGCAACAGGCGTTCATTGCTCACCCAATCACCCATGGAGAGGCAGCCAAGCAGTTCAGCTACATTTTCTCCCAATTCTGTGGCAACGATAACTAGGACACCGGAAACTGGAAGTTCTGGTGGAaaaacatctctctctcttcagacTCCTCAAAGCGACTCTACAAATCTGCCAATTGGAATAGATTCAAAGTCTTACCATAAGAATTGGAACTCTGAAGCCAGACCTTTTACAACTGGTGTTTCTCCAGGATATGAAAGAGATATTGAAAGTCGAAAAAGAAAATCGAGTTTTCATCATTCAAGATCTATTCCTGCTGTCAACTTGGAGCTAGAATTCTCGTTGCAATCAGAGGCTGCAGGCAGAAATATGCAGCACAGTGATGCACATGGGGACATGCTTTATGATGATCAGTTTTATGAGGGCCTTGATCTTGACGCATTGGAAGCACAAGCTACAATTCTTCTTAAGCAGAAATCAGAATTGCTGGTGCAGAAGCCACAGATGAGTCAGTTAAACCCAGAAAATCCTATCCTTGACAGTGCTCCATCATTTGATCTAGGGATATGATATAAATTTAGATATAAATGGTGGCCTGCAGGAGCAGGAGCATGGAAAAGGATTGTAAACTCTGGTGGCAAATTCTCAaggttttccttttctttcgtTTTTAATAGATTAGTTAGATGCATCGGGAGATCAGCATCGTGTTGGGTGAAAATAAATTTAATTTATAGCAAAATGAGTTATGCAAAGTCCATGCTAAAAGGGAAATGTATACATAAATGTAAATGTGTGTAAATATTACAGACATTGTAttcataattttatttttaccaTAATCATTTCAGTTCAGACCATCTTTGGATAGTGTTCTTTTAGTTTACTGGTAAAATAGTCCCCAAGTTAATTATCAACCCACTGTATGTTTCAATGCTCGGTCATCTTTCCCTCGATTTCAAACTTTTCAAAATGTCAATCGAGATATTGGTGATTTCCTTATTACGATACTACAAAAGTACGTACTACAATTCTAGAGGTGAGGACTGAGTCTCCACCCAAAAAATTGTATACCTGCTTTGACTGTTAGGACCTGAAAGATGGAAGCCTCTGCATTGGGGTTTGCAGAATTTGAGAAACTGGTGGAATTAACTGAAGCATAATAGGGTGAGGTGCCTCCCAAGAAGAAGGCAGAGGATGTTTTATTGAAAGCAAGAACAAGATTCCGCCAAACAATATAAGTCGGGCTGCAGAGGAACTTACAAATAGATAATATTCCATCAAATTATGTATGGGGACTCTACAGAATCCTGATAAACTTAAGAAGCTCTGCTAGACAGGCGCATCTACATATACTAGGAATATGGAACACAAGAGTAATGCTTTGATAGTTGAGGAACAgcttttttttccctctcaaagCAGTTTTGGCAATAGCCATCAAAACAATTGGTTAAGCTCGAGTATGAATCTGATAAACATTCTCAGTGAAACCAGCTTTCGGTGATCCATTGCAGAATATTTTTGGAAACAAACATGCGTCTCCAAGGGTATTTACACATTAATACTACTGTGTAAACAAATTTGCAATCAATTGACAAAAAATATGTTAACAATCCTTCGTTGAGTGTACCTTTATAAGCTCCTATTTCCATTCTACTCAAAAACTTCATAATCTGAACTAAAATCCTCTCTAATATAATCAGCATCTTTCATTAGCTCATTTAATCCATCCAACAAAAGGTAAATTTCATTTCTCAGCTGATTTGTGGTGTCCCCCACCAAAAAGAGGGAGAATCCATCACCCACGTCAACCCAAGCGCAGCCAGGAGCCTTCCTTACACCCAAGTCCCTCATGAAAGTCCTCACTCTAGCTAGGTTGTTCCAACTACCAGCAGCAGCATACATGTTAGCAATTAACACATAGTACCCAGAATTCTCAGGTCTCATTTGTAATAGCATCTCAGCTGCCCATTCCCCTATCTCTGTATTTCCATGGATCCTGCAAGCTCCAATCAGAGTGGCCCACATGGCAGAAGTTGGCTTGTAAGGCATCCTTTTGATAATATCTTTTGCATTATGTAATAGACCAGCCCTCCCATAGAGATCAACCATGCAAGCATAGTGCTCCAAATCGGGAGTTATACCATACATACTCACCATCCTTTCGAATAGAATTTGGCCTTGGATTACAAGTCCTGAATGGCTACATGCTGATAAAATGGAAACCATGGTTACATGATCTGGTTGGATGTTTAAACTATTCATCTCTTCAAATAACTTCAATGCAGCTTTTCCCTCACCCTGTACTCCATATCCTGCAATCATGGAAGTATAAGTTACCTCATCCTTCTTATTCATTGAATCAAATACTCTTTTAGCTTCTATAACCCTGCCTGATCTGGCATACATGTCCACAAGAGCATTCCACAGCAATAAATAATCATCGAACACAACACGTTTTGTAATGTAGCAGTGAAATTCCTTCCCATGTTGAAGATTTGCTACCCGAGCACAAAGCGGCAGGACGCTGGCAATTGTAACGTAATTGGGTTCAATTCCAGAACACAACATCTCCCTAAATATGAATGAAGCTTCCTCCGCTCGATCCATGTGGGAATAACCAGAAATCATGGAGTTCCAAGTGACTATACTCCTATCTCCTATCGATTCAAACAAAGTATAGGCATGACTTAGATCTTTGCACCTGGAATACATTGTAATTAATGCATTTCTGACATTGTCATACCCATCACAACAAGTACGAATTGCAGAACCATGCATCTCCTTCCCTAACTTAATAGCTCCAATGTGGGAAGAAGCACTGAGCCCAACAGTAAATGCCACCGAGTCCAGTTTAATACCACCAACTCTCATTTGAGAAAGCAACTCCAGAGCACCCTTTATATTTCCTGTTCTCAAGCAACCTCCAGCTATGGTATTCCAAGTTATAATACTTACTTCAGTACCCTCCATCTGCAATTTTCCAAACAGTTCAAATGCTTCATTCCACATACCTTTGGAGGCATAACACGAGATCATTGAATTCCAAGAAATTATATCCCTTTGGGGCATTATGTCAAACAACTGACGAGCAACATCCACAAGCCCAAACTTTCCGTACATGGAGACCAATGAATTATGCACAAACAAATTCCACTCCTGACAACTAGCATCAATGGACTTATGCACCTCCTTCCCAAAACCTATATCCAACTTCTCACCACAAGCCTTGAGAACAGATGGATAAGTAAAAAAATCCGGTCTAATACCCTTATTGACCATTTGTTCATAGGTAGCGAGAGCCTCGTCCAGAAGTTCATTTTTAACATATGAAGAGATGAGCAAATTCCAAGGTAGAGGATGCAATATATTGGAATTCTCAACGACAATATGAGCATCAACATGAGAATTAAAGCTCGAATAAAATGTGACAAGCTTGGGGACCAAAATGGGGTGTTGTTCAAGACCCAATCTGATAATGTGTGCGTGAAGCTGTTTACCCTGTGAGAATGATTTATGGTTGGTGcacgagaaaagaagagaagagatgGAATGTAAGACTGCATCACAAGACGTACTAGAAGAGGCATGTAGCTTAATAAGAGACAGGCCTTTGAATGCTTCTGATAGACGTCCTTCACGTGCATAAGTCTTGATGGATGCAAGAAGAGAATCTATCATAGAATCACCAACTGGTAAACTCGGCTCTAAAATAGATAATGGTTTCTCGAGCTGTTTGATACCTTCTTTCCATGTCTTAGGTATGAATCTCTGGATTTGGGATGCAAAAAGTTCCTTTGGGATGAAATGAGGATAAGATGATGGCATACACTATGAATGTGTCTTCTGAATGTAACATGGTAAGCAAGACCTGATCGCATGGTTTTGCCCAAATCTGCAACATGAGTCTCGGAATAAGCGGCTAGTCAGAGACTCAATTTTATACTCCAGAAAGATTACTATCTCATCAATTTGAGAAAGAAGCCGGTACTTCACCTGCAAAATTAGGGGTAAGGGTATCAAAAGCGCATATTCTTATTACACCTTCTTTTGCTTATCTAGCACACTAATAACCGTAACTGTACAAATTCAGTACTTATGATGCACTAACATGAAAGCAAGGCATCTGTATCTGCGCAAATTATCAGTAAAAGTAAATGAAAGACAAATCAGATTGCGTTTTTGTTGATTAAGTAACACAAACTCCTCGTCCGGGttacttcaacactaatacaaCTGTATAACATCACACATACCACTCTTACGCTTTTCAAGAGTGAAAATAAACCATAAACACTGCCCCCACTAATTTCACCAGAGATTAGAAAAATAGACTATGcaaagttgaaaacttgaaacaTGAGTGTACCATGATCAATCATACAAAACTATAGTACTTGGCAGTTCAATAGTTCAATTCATAAGTTCCAAAAACCATTTCTTTTCAAAGCAGATGAAAAAGTTAACAGCTTTACAACTTACAGGTTTGTTTCTTCTGTCACAGTGGAGACAGATCAAAAGCTTTGTCCAATAACTTCAATGTGCTCATGCTCTTCTGGTCcagaaatcaaaagaaaatgaattGATGGGTCTTTAGCTCCCAAATTGTACTAAATCAAAATCCAAGAAAAACCCCAGATTGAGTATATGGAAATTATATACCTGACTTCGGAGGCAGCCGGCGGCTCTTTCATGGGGTCGCCGGAGATGGGTTGCGTGGTCGAAGGGTTGTTGGGTCAAAATGGTTCAAGGGTTTTTGCTGGGTTAACAAGGATGAACTGAGAATAGAGGCATAGGGGTTCAGGGTTTTGTGGTCTACAGCAGCAAAAGATTTCTTACATTACCAAAGCGGCGTCGTTCcgttcctcctttttttttgaaatttttattttttatttaaaaaaaaaaaattatattgttttaGGCCTATCAcctttgtttcaattttattGATTCTACATTGTTTTACACGAACCTCAATGTATTCCAGTCTTCTGCATTTTTGATTTCCCGAGTTTAAGTTATGAAGCTTTGCATTTCATATAGTTTTTACCTGCCCCTTCTCAATCGGTTGTTAGAAGTGTTACACTACGAATAGTTACTGTAACAGCACCATAAGTAAGATCCTCTTTTACTCGTAACAGTTCTTTGCTCAACAATTGGTTTCTGTTTCAGAACATTATGCATTTACATATAATCAGATGATAAACCTTTCTTCTAGGTTCTGTCAATGACTGAAAGATCATATACTCCTTTTCCGAACGCAAAATATTAAATAAAGATGCGAAGAAGTGGTAGAATGATAGACGAAGCATCTCACTGCTGATGACAGTGAATACATTCAATTGAAACAAAGCTTCACAGAAACTAAACACCGAGTTCAGAATCTTCAACAATCATACAACTTGCTCTACCATCTCTAGGGGTTAGAaacttttaactttttttttacaTACATAAAAGATCTGAACACATCATCACCCAGATACAAATGAAACAAAATGAGATGACTCGAGAATCATGACATGTATCTGCGTAAGGCTTAGAGGACAGAGAAACCAGAGGAATCAGATGCACTAGCCAGACATCATGGATATAGCTCGTCGGAAGTCCAAAGATTTGAGGGCTGACTGAGGGAAAGGCTTATCAGGAGACCATAATTCATTTTGAGGCAGCAATATTTGTGGCTGGCTAGTCTTCTTAGCTTCTTCACTACCTTTTGCAGATGGAATGTCTTGCTTTTTCTTCACAAATTCAAAAAACTCTGATACTTGACGTGCATACCTTCATCAAATTTGCAAAACCACGAATATATAAAGTCACAATTAATGAACATGACTAGATTAATCATCACAGTAACTATTAATCTAGTAAATAAACAATCATGCAAATCAATATTAATATCTTGTAATGATGTAAGTACCAAAACAACCCATCAAGGCTGCAGAGAACTATTGTTCTAGCAGACTTCAGCAGACAGTTCTTAAAAATTAGCAATCTCCTAATTTCTTCGGCAAGAATGTGAAACTCTAGTTAGAACTCTCATTTGCTCACTGAAGTCCACTTATCAGAGCCAAAAACCAGAACTCACAGGTTGAAGATCGCAAAAGACAAAACAGTTTTATCAGATTTCATTTCAAGGTTTCAGGTAATTATCATTTCCAAGATTAAACATGTACCATGATTACAAGATTTACAATCAGCATATGTACAGTAACTAACTCATTATATAACAGCTGAACCAAGCATACAGTCGCATTACAGGACTAGAGTAAAACTAATAAATAGAGGCTTGCAACTTAGATTATTCATGGACATAAAATGAATAAGAGAGATTATCAAATTTAACTGTCAATAGTATACAGCACTACAGAAGTAATGCAATATTGAGGCATATCTATAGCAGCATCCCAAAGAGGCCTCAAAACAAATGCAAATATATGAGACACAAAACGACAAAGAACATTTCCATACAAAGTCATCGAAATCATAACCAGTCACACGAAAAATTAATAAGGATAGTTATCTTACTGCATCTTTGCTTCAATATCTTTCTTGAAATCAATGTTCGGCTCACAGTCAAGAACCAAAGCAGGAACCTGCTCATTCCAAAGTAAAATCAGCTCTTTTCTCATGAAGATGAGATTAAAAAAGGTCATAAAGATCAATGTAAAAATGATACCTTTTGAATACTTGAATGCATATGATCACCCTCCAAATAGAACACACGGTCTCTAATATCAGGAGGTAAGGAGGTATCCATATGTAAAGGAACCTGACTGACAGACAATACCCCATGATTGCCGCTTTCGGAGGGGAAAAGCCAACTTTCATGCTTTTCATGCAAGTCCCGGAGATACTCTAGGCTCACTCCACCTTCTTCTGCTCTGTGGCGTTGCATCATTCTTTTGTGACAAGTATCAGGACTTGCTCTAAGATATATGAAAGCATCAGGAATAAGCCCAGGCAAGCTTGATACAACAGGGTCAAACCAGGAGTCATATATGCTGATCTCCATCTCATTCATCCACTTAGCTTCATGGACAGCTCGTACGAAAACCTTCATAATGTAACAAATACATCAGCCTTGTAACTTTTAAGTTGCGGTATCATTCAGTTcaacaaaaaaggaaaacaaaagaactgCATAGTTTCAATTCCATCAAATTGGCTGTTGTGTTATGACATTCTAGAGTTCTCTTGGGAGAAAAGTTGTGTTTTTTGTCCGGTCTTGGAAGAGGATAGTATATCATCACATAGTATATGCGCATATGTAAGTACTTTTCTCTTGATCAGTTACTGACCAGAGAAACTTTGGTAAATTACCGTTGGCTTAGATCCAAGGGTGGAAACAAATAGTTGTAATTTTGAGTCAACAAGTATTTCAGTTAACCCCCCAGATCTAGAGCcaacagtatatatatatataactatccATATATTATACAACCACAGAACACATTCTATTCTAGGCATGCAGTATTATCTCATTTTAGCAGACAAAGTGAAGGGAACTGACAAATAACAAGATACTTACCATCCTGTCACTGAAAACACTCCTTTCCATCAACCTCAGGGGCTT encodes the following:
- the LOC133742787 gene encoding pentatricopeptide repeat-containing protein At1g71490, whose amino-acid sequence is MPSSYPHFIPKELFASQIQRFIPKTWKEGIKQLEKPLSILEPSLPVGDSMIDSLLASIKTYAREGRLSEAFKGLSLIKLHASSSTSCDAVLHSISSLLFSCTNHKSFSQGKQLHAHIIRLGLEQHPILVPKLVTFYSSFNSHVDAHIVVENSNILHPLPWNLLISSYVKNELLDEALATYEQMVNKGIRPDFFTYPSVLKACGEKLDIGFGKEVHKSIDASCQEWNLFVHNSLVSMYGKFGLVDVARQLFDIMPQRDIISWNSMISCYASKGMWNEAFELFGKLQMEGTEVSIITWNTIAGGCLRTGNIKGALELLSQMRVGGIKLDSVAFTVGLSASSHIGAIKLGKEMHGSAIRTCCDGYDNVRNALITMYSRCKDLSHAYTLFESIGDRSIVTWNSMISGYSHMDRAEEASFIFREMLCSGIEPNYVTIASVLPLCARVANLQHGKEFHCYITKRVVFDDYLLLWNALVDMYARSGRVIEAKRVFDSMNKKDEVTYTSMIAGYGVQGEGKAALKLFEEMNSLNIQPDHVTMVSILSACSHSGLVIQGQILFERMVSMYGITPDLEHYACMVDLYGRAGLLHNAKDIIKRMPYKPTSAMWATLIGACRIHGNTEIGEWAAEMLLQMRPENSGYYVLIANMYAAAGSWNNLARVRTFMRDLGVRKAPGCAWVDVGDGFSLFLVGDTTNQLRNEIYLLLDGLNELMKDADYIREDFSSDYEVFE